A single Halarcobacter anaerophilus DNA region contains:
- a CDS encoding DMT family transporter, with protein MKYYILVVLAVLFWSGNFIFGRYISSDIHPLELSLYRWLFVLLLLSPYIILRYKNLWTQFKNHYIVLTLQSILGISGFNTFLYYGLQTTTATNALLINSSIPIIIIVFSAIILRKHVTKIQLTGIVLSTLGVIYLVLKGNISNISQFEFTKGDFWIILACFDWALYTVLLKYKPKDLNAFEFFGLTTFIGSIVLLSVFIISPQHFTLDFIEKKEVFLSLAYIVIFPSILSFYFWNISTEKLSANTTGQFAHLMPIFGAVLAYYILGEVLHPYHFVGIVLIGLGIYLSTFFKKKNR; from the coding sequence ATGAAATATTATATTTTAGTAGTTTTAGCAGTTCTTTTTTGGTCGGGAAATTTTATTTTCGGAAGATACATCTCTTCTGATATTCATCCTTTAGAGTTATCTTTATACAGATGGCTTTTTGTATTGCTTTTGTTATCTCCTTATATAATTTTAAGATATAAAAATTTATGGACTCAATTTAAAAATCATTATATAGTTTTGACTCTGCAATCGATTTTGGGAATTTCAGGTTTTAACACTTTTTTATACTACGGTTTACAAACAACAACGGCAACAAATGCTTTATTGATAAATTCAAGTATTCCTATAATAATTATTGTTTTTTCAGCAATTATTTTAAGAAAACATGTAACAAAAATTCAATTAACGGGAATTGTTCTCTCTACTTTGGGAGTTATATATCTGGTTTTAAAAGGGAATATAAGCAATATTTCTCAATTTGAATTTACAAAAGGGGATTTTTGGATAATCTTAGCTTGTTTTGATTGGGCTTTATATACGGTATTGCTTAAATATAAACCTAAAGATCTAAATGCTTTTGAATTTTTTGGCTTAACTACTTTTATAGGAAGTATTGTTTTATTATCGGTTTTTATAATCTCTCCTCAGCATTTTACTTTGGATTTTATAGAGAAAAAAGAGGTTTTTTTATCTTTAGCTTATATAGTTATTTTTCCCTCAATCTTATCTTTTTATTTTTGGAATATTTCAACAGAAAAATTAAGTGCAAATACAACAGGACAGTTTGCCCATCTAATGCCTATCTTTGGAGCGGTTTTGGCTTATTATATTTTAGGAGAAGTTCTTCATCCTTACCATTTTGTAGGAATTGTTTTAATAGGTTTAGGTATTTATTTATCTACATTTTTTAAAAAGAAAAATAGATAA
- a CDS encoding prephenate dehydratase gives MKKKSTIDKLYLINKKILKLLDEEIALIKSEPSLDFSALSKNLTKKLKKEKSENIDPSLIKSILFETLTSTLEYNNEKIVYLGPKGSYTQEAAINKFGTQNLYYSVNSIKNIFFEVNEGRAMYGIVPIENSSNGIVGDTINCFNTYNLNIVGETVLDIHHTLVSNCKNVEDIKTIYSKDIAFDQCSIFLENYHLNEVKYEYVESTTKAAKLAAQNKNSAAICSKLASITNNIPVLFNNIEDNKNNRTRFLIISKKQTQKTKKDKTSIIARLSNSYGSLINFLEDFKKEKISLNKIKSHIVNGRSTFFIEFEGHKEDKNIENLLSKHDKEIKCLGSYPKEVEDI, from the coding sequence TTGAAAAAAAAATCAACGATAGATAAACTATATCTTATAAATAAAAAAATTTTGAAACTATTAGATGAAGAGATTGCATTGATAAAAAGTGAACCCTCTTTGGATTTTTCCGCTCTTTCAAAAAATTTAACCAAAAAATTAAAAAAAGAGAAAAGTGAGAATATAGATCCCTCTTTAATAAAATCAATTCTTTTTGAAACACTTACTTCCACGCTTGAATATAACAATGAAAAAATTGTTTATTTAGGACCCAAAGGAAGTTATACCCAGGAAGCTGCTATAAATAAATTCGGAACACAAAATTTATACTATTCGGTAAACTCAATAAAAAATATTTTCTTTGAAGTTAATGAAGGCAGAGCAATGTATGGAATAGTTCCCATTGAAAACAGTTCCAATGGAATAGTAGGAGATACGATTAACTGTTTTAATACTTATAATTTAAATATAGTAGGAGAGACTGTTTTAGATATACACCATACTTTAGTTAGCAACTGTAAAAACGTAGAAGATATAAAAACAATTTATTCAAAAGATATAGCTTTTGACCAATGTTCAATTTTTTTGGAAAACTACCATTTAAATGAAGTAAAATACGAGTATGTAGAATCAACGACCAAAGCTGCCAAATTGGCGGCACAAAATAAAAACAGTGCAGCTATTTGTTCAAAACTTGCTTCAATAACAAACAATATTCCTGTTTTATTTAACAATATAGAAGATAATAAAAACAACAGAACAAGATTTTTAATAATAAGTAAAAAACAAACACAAAAAACAAAAAAGGATAAAACCTCTATTATCGCACGACTTTCAAACAGCTACGGAAGTTTGATAAACTTTTTGGAAGATTTTAAAAAAGAGAAAATCAGTCTAAATAAAATCAAATCTCATATAGTAAACGGCAGGTCAACTTTTTTTATAGAGTTTGAAGGACACAAAGAGGATAAAAATATAGAAAATCTTTTATCTAAACATGATAAAGAGATTAAATGTTTAGGTTCCTATCCAAAAGAGGTAGAAGACATCTGA
- a CDS encoding LTA synthase family protein: MVQIAKKLFKYYLFLVSIFFIGRVVLFTLYFSHFEAQSTNIWLSFLYGLKMDTIVASILLVIPSILLTLLPKIFAKTVNFILKYYFLIVVSLAIFIEIATFPFMAEYDSRPNYLFVEYLAYSKEVVSLLLADYKLQLFFAFGVIALFIYGYLKKYNESFIELFEINFLKRALLFIPLVLILFIGIRSSFGHRPANISDAMYSSNRILNEVTKNSIYSIGYAVYSSLKYSNKDIQKRYGKMDIKEAIARVQKKLDLKKADSKYILSREEDSNFSNKKTKNIVIFVQESLGYQFVNAVGGEEGITPNLNRLSKEGILFKELYSNGTRSVRGLSGLVSGTFSVPGKGVVKRNKSQRDFSTIASLLKPFGYHSSFIYGGESRFDNMKSWFLGNGFDEVIDQEKFKNPEFVGTWGVSDEDVVKKANEEYKKLYAKNQKFVSVIFSTSNHTPFDFPKEKIKLVKGEPEKSVKNAVKYADYAIGKFIEMAKKEKYFEDTIFVIAADHNVRVYGDDVVPVKMFHIPGLILGKDLKPQVYDKISTQADLLATTLDLAGISTKYSIMGHSIFSDKKRDFSLMQFNDRYALRQGNEVAVIRPNTKALTFEYKNEHLYKAQNDESLQKDLLAFILVLNHVYQNKLFR; this comes from the coding sequence TTGGTACAAATAGCAAAAAAACTTTTTAAATATTATTTATTTTTGGTATCTATTTTTTTCATAGGCAGAGTTGTTCTATTTACTTTATATTTTAGTCATTTTGAAGCTCAAAGTACAAATATCTGGCTTAGTTTTTTATATGGATTAAAAATGGATACTATTGTTGCTTCAATACTATTGGTAATTCCTTCAATTTTATTAACATTACTGCCTAAAATTTTTGCAAAAACGGTAAATTTTATTCTTAAATACTATTTTTTAATAGTCGTCTCTTTGGCTATTTTTATTGAAATTGCTACTTTTCCTTTTATGGCAGAATATGATTCAAGACCGAACTATTTGTTTGTAGAGTATTTAGCATATTCTAAAGAAGTAGTTTCTTTACTTCTTGCAGATTATAAATTGCAACTGTTTTTTGCTTTTGGTGTAATTGCTTTGTTTATATACGGATATTTAAAAAAGTATAATGAGAGTTTTATTGAACTTTTTGAAATAAACTTTTTAAAAAGAGCTTTACTTTTTATTCCTTTAGTTTTAATTCTTTTTATAGGTATTCGTTCTTCTTTTGGTCATAGACCTGCAAATATATCCGATGCTATGTACTCTTCAAACAGAATTTTAAATGAAGTTACAAAAAATTCAATTTACAGTATAGGTTATGCCGTATACTCTTCATTGAAATATTCAAATAAAGATATTCAAAAAAGATATGGAAAAATGGATATAAAAGAGGCGATTGCAAGAGTTCAAAAAAAGCTTGATTTAAAAAAAGCCGATTCAAAATATATTTTGTCAAGAGAAGAGGATTCAAATTTTTCTAATAAAAAAACAAAAAACATAGTAATTTTTGTTCAAGAGAGTTTGGGATATCAATTCGTAAATGCCGTAGGAGGAGAAGAGGGTATTACTCCAAATCTAAATAGACTTTCAAAAGAAGGAATTTTATTTAAAGAGTTATATTCAAACGGTACAAGAAGCGTAAGAGGTTTATCAGGACTTGTATCGGGAACTTTTTCGGTTCCTGGAAAAGGTGTCGTAAAAAGAAACAAATCACAAAGAGATTTTTCGACAATCGCTTCTTTGCTTAAACCTTTTGGTTATCATTCCTCTTTTATTTACGGAGGAGAGAGTAGATTTGACAATATGAAATCATGGTTTTTAGGAAACGGTTTTGATGAAGTGATTGACCAAGAAAAATTCAAAAATCCCGAATTTGTAGGAACATGGGGAGTAAGTGACGAAGATGTTGTAAAAAAAGCAAATGAAGAGTATAAGAAACTTTATGCAAAAAATCAAAAATTTGTTTCAGTAATATTCTCTACTTCAAATCATACACCTTTTGATTTTCCAAAAGAGAAAATCAAACTTGTAAAAGGTGAACCTGAAAAGAGTGTTAAAAATGCGGTTAAATATGCAGATTATGCTATCGGAAAATTTATAGAGATGGCAAAAAAAGAGAAATATTTCGAGGATACGATTTTTGTAATTGCCGCAGATCATAACGTAAGAGTTTACGGCGATGATGTTGTTCCTGTTAAGATGTTTCATATTCCGGGACTTATTTTAGGAAAAGATTTAAAACCTCAAGTTTACGACAAAATCTCTACACAAGCTGATTTATTGGCAACAACTCTTGATTTAGCAGGAATAAGTACAAAATATTCGATTATGGGACACTCAATTTTCAGCGATAAAAAAAGAGATTTTTCTCTTATGCAGTTCAATGACAGATATGCTTTAAGACAAGGCAATGAAGTAGCCGTAATAAGACCAAATACAAAAGCTTTGACTTTTGAGTATAAAAATGAACATTTGTACAAGGCTCAAAACGATGAAAGCCTTCAAAAAGATCTTTTGGCTTTTATTCTTGTATTAAACCATGTTTATCAAAACAAACTTTTCAGATAA
- a CDS encoding phosphoethanolamine transferase: MKELSQYKLILISAVIFTLFYNFTFFKALVEVYDFSGLNILYIISTAVLLCFVILFLFTLFSSKYTTKALLIITFTVSSFTAYFMNTYNVVIDTEMIRNTLQTNLDESTDLFSLKLLFYILFLGLLPSFLIFKTKLVFKPLKSEIFSKLKTLVFSFVLILLILFSFSKFYTSFFREHKPLRYHINPVYWIYSVGKYISDSFDTTPTTLKKIGVDAKIVPSAGEEDEKELIILVVGEAARADRFSLNGYEKETNPLLKKEDIVNFSNMYSCGTSTAVSVPCMFSIYSKDSYNYKKGISTENVIDVLNDTKKVKVLWRDNNSDSKGVALRVDFENYKKPDKNTICDVECRDEGMLVGLDKYIEKNKDEDILIVLHQMGNHGPAYYKRYPKEFEKFTPVCKTNELEKCTKEEVNNAYDNAILYTDYFLSKVINFLKPYSKKYETAMMYLSDHGESLGENGLYLHGIPYFIAPNSQKHVASFLWLGEGEMREDYDIEKLKSYSNRKFSQDNLFHTLLGLFEVETKIYDKKMDILNDAKID, encoded by the coding sequence ATGAAAGAACTTTCACAATATAAACTTATTTTAATAAGTGCAGTAATTTTTACACTATTTTATAATTTTACATTTTTTAAAGCGCTCGTAGAGGTATACGATTTTAGCGGTTTGAATATTTTATATATTATCTCTACGGCAGTTTTACTCTGCTTTGTTATTCTGTTTTTATTTACGCTTTTTAGTTCAAAATATACAACCAAAGCTCTATTGATAATCACATTTACGGTTTCATCTTTTACGGCTTATTTTATGAATACCTATAATGTTGTTATTGATACGGAAATGATAAGAAACACTCTACAAACAAATTTGGATGAATCAACTGATTTGTTTAGCTTAAAACTTCTTTTTTATATTTTGTTTTTAGGTCTTTTACCTTCTTTTTTAATATTTAAAACAAAACTTGTTTTCAAACCTTTAAAATCTGAAATTTTTTCAAAACTAAAAACCCTTGTTTTTTCTTTTGTTTTAATATTACTGATTTTATTTAGTTTCAGTAAGTTTTATACAAGTTTTTTTAGAGAGCATAAACCTTTAAGATATCATATAAATCCCGTTTATTGGATATATAGCGTAGGAAAATATATTTCAGACTCTTTTGATACTACACCTACAACACTGAAAAAAATCGGAGTTGACGCTAAAATAGTTCCCTCTGCTGGAGAAGAGGATGAAAAAGAGCTAATTATTTTGGTTGTGGGAGAAGCAGCAAGAGCCGATAGATTCTCTTTAAACGGATATGAAAAAGAGACAAATCCTTTACTTAAAAAAGAGGATATCGTAAATTTTTCAAATATGTATTCATGCGGAACTTCAACGGCTGTTTCCGTTCCTTGTATGTTCTCTATTTATTCAAAAGATAGTTATAACTATAAAAAAGGGATTTCTACTGAAAACGTAATTGATGTTTTAAACGATACAAAAAAGGTTAAAGTTTTATGGAGAGATAATAACTCCGATTCCAAAGGAGTTGCTTTAAGAGTCGATTTTGAAAATTATAAAAAACCCGATAAAAATACAATCTGTGATGTTGAATGCCGAGATGAGGGAATGTTAGTAGGATTAGATAAATATATTGAAAAAAATAAAGATGAAGATATTTTAATCGTGCTTCATCAAATGGGAAATCACGGTCCTGCTTATTATAAAAGATATCCAAAAGAGTTTGAAAAATTTACTCCTGTTTGTAAAACAAATGAACTGGAAAAATGTACTAAAGAAGAGGTAAATAATGCTTATGATAATGCAATCTTATATACAGATTATTTTTTATCTAAAGTAATAAACTTTTTAAAACCTTATTCCAAAAAATATGAAACAGCTATGATGTATTTAAGTGACCATGGAGAGAGTTTGGGAGAAAACGGTTTGTATCTTCACGGAATACCGTATTTTATAGCACCAAACAGTCAAAAACACGTAGCTTCTTTTCTTTGGTTGGGAGAAGGAGAAATGAGAGAAGATTATGATATAGAAAAATTAAAATCTTATTCAAATAGAAAATTTTCTCAGGATAACCTTTTTCATACTCTACTTGGTTTATTTGAAGTTGAGACAAAAATTTATGATAAAAAAATGGATATTTTAAATGACGCAAAGATCGATTAA
- a CDS encoding phosphatase PAP2 family protein, giving the protein MTQRSINLQIIITAFLLAFILFVFQYSNIDIKIQEYFYNFSTQEWLWSRKEPVSKLLLYTGLKKTLIVFALAVLFTLILFWKKQFVQKYKAGMIIIVLSSIIVPSTVISLKNETNTPCPKNIEHFNGKYPDIKVFDSYPKSFVQKGKIRCWPAGHASAGFALMSLFFFFKKRKNQIIALLFALSIGWIMGSYKMLIGDHFLSHTIITMLIAWFEILIIAKFTQRRAVAKPTQI; this is encoded by the coding sequence ATGACGCAAAGATCGATTAATCTGCAAATTATAATAACAGCTTTTTTATTAGCTTTTATACTCTTTGTTTTTCAATACTCTAATATTGATATAAAAATACAAGAGTATTTTTATAATTTCTCTACGCAAGAATGGCTTTGGAGCAGAAAAGAACCTGTTTCAAAACTTTTATTGTATACGGGATTGAAAAAAACTTTGATTGTCTTTGCTCTTGCTGTTTTATTTACGTTAATTCTTTTTTGGAAAAAACAGTTTGTTCAAAAATACAAAGCAGGGATGATAATTATTGTTTTATCTTCAATTATCGTACCCTCAACAGTAATCTCTTTAAAAAATGAGACAAACACACCTTGTCCAAAAAATATTGAACATTTTAACGGAAAGTATCCTGATATAAAAGTTTTTGATTCTTATCCGAAAAGTTTTGTACAAAAAGGAAAAATAAGATGCTGGCCGGCAGGTCATGCCAGTGCAGGTTTTGCTTTGATGTCCTTGTTTTTCTTTTTTAAAAAACGAAAAAATCAAATTATAGCTTTACTTTTTGCCCTTAGTATAGGTTGGATAATGGGAAGTTATAAAATGCTTATAGGTGACCATTTTTTAAGTCATACTATTATTACTATGCTTATTGCTTGGTTTGAAATCTTAATTATTGCAAAATTTACTCAAAGGAGAGCAGTTGCGAAACCAACCCAAATATAA
- a CDS encoding diacylglycerol kinase, which translates to MRNQPKYNFFKNTSYALKGLLDLIKTETSFKIELLITIVLLPVIIFIDTSLTNKLIMFITLVGMILSEAINSAIERAVDLVTLEHHTMAGRAKDVGSSVVFLSIVVFIVCWSFIIFDSLRISL; encoded by the coding sequence TTGCGAAACCAACCCAAATATAACTTTTTTAAAAATACAAGTTATGCTTTAAAAGGCTTACTTGATTTAATAAAAACAGAGACCTCTTTTAAAATAGAACTACTTATTACAATAGTTTTATTGCCGGTTATTATCTTTATAGATACCTCTTTGACAAATAAACTAATAATGTTTATAACTTTAGTTGGCATGATTTTATCGGAAGCAATAAACAGTGCAATAGAAAGAGCCGTTGATTTAGTAACTTTAGAGCATCATACGATGGCAGGAAGAGCAAAAGACGTGGGAAGTTCTGTTGTATTTTTAAGTATAGTTGTTTTTATTGTTTGCTGGTCTTTTATTATTTTTGATAGTCTAAGAATCTCTTTGTAA
- a CDS encoding Fur family transcriptional regulator, translated as MTKKEEKKFEHFLEEFKTLVTKKGFKNTVQKDCILKVLYFSKEHLSAEEITKKVQKEFDMDIGIATVYRSLNFFEQMNVIESLDVGDGTKRFEFKVEQHHDHMICTNCHKIIEFSDDFIELNQIKVAEKNGFILEDHIMTIYGLCEDCQ; from the coding sequence ATGACAAAAAAAGAAGAAAAAAAATTTGAACACTTTTTAGAAGAGTTTAAAACTCTTGTTACAAAAAAAGGGTTTAAAAATACTGTACAAAAAGATTGTATTTTAAAAGTTTTATATTTTAGCAAAGAGCATTTAAGCGCAGAAGAGATTACAAAAAAAGTTCAAAAAGAGTTTGATATGGATATCGGTATCGCAACGGTTTACAGAAGTTTGAATTTTTTTGAACAAATGAATGTAATAGAGTCTTTGGATGTCGGAGACGGAACAAAAAGATTTGAATTTAAAGTTGAACAGCATCATGACCATATGATTTGTACAAACTGCCATAAAATAATTGAATTTTCAGATGACTTTATCGAATTAAATCAGATAAAAGTAGCAGAAAAAAACGGTTTTATTTTAGAAGATCATATTATGACAATCTACGGTCTTTGTGAAGATTGTCAATAA
- a CDS encoding sulfite exporter TauE/SafE family protein has product MEFIDNITTSWIIIFIFTGFLAGYIDSIAGGGGMIQVPVLLYSGIPPVFVLATNKTAGMFGALMATIRYSMSKKVNWRVVFIAIIPCLLASYLGSYLVMYIPQGVIQLAILLSIGIAMIALFKKSKTIKEENITLNNKNIIFSTAPIGFYDGLLGPGTGTYLTISMKKFLKLDFLVSTASTKPLNFATNLGSFLAFFFAAKIIWMVALPMALANVLGSYVGTHYAIKGGEAFIKKVLILVLIAMLLANIAKMLF; this is encoded by the coding sequence ATGGAATTTATAGATAATATAACAACTTCATGGATTATAATTTTTATTTTTACGGGTTTCTTAGCCGGATATATTGATTCTATTGCAGGCGGGGGAGGTATGATTCAAGTGCCTGTTCTTTTATACAGCGGAATACCTCCCGTTTTTGTTCTTGCTACCAATAAAACGGCAGGAATGTTCGGTGCTTTAATGGCGACAATAAGATATTCAATGAGTAAAAAAGTTAATTGGAGAGTTGTTTTTATAGCAATAATCCCTTGTCTTTTGGCTTCTTATTTAGGAAGTTATTTAGTTATGTATATTCCTCAAGGAGTAATCCAATTGGCAATTTTACTATCAATTGGAATTGCAATGATTGCACTGTTTAAAAAAAGTAAAACAATAAAAGAAGAGAATATCACCTTAAACAATAAAAATATTATTTTTTCAACTGCTCCAATAGGTTTTTATGACGGTTTATTAGGTCCCGGAACGGGAACTTATCTTACTATTTCTATGAAAAAGTTTCTAAAACTTGATTTTTTGGTATCCACTGCCTCAACAAAACCTCTTAATTTTGCTACAAACTTGGGCTCTTTTTTAGCTTTTTTCTTTGCTGCAAAAATCATTTGGATGGTTGCACTTCCTATGGCTCTTGCAAATGTTTTGGGTTCATACGTAGGAACTCATTATGCTATAAAAGGAGGAGAAGCTTTTATAAAAAAAGTTTTGATTTTAGTTTTAATAGCAATGCTTCTTGCCAATATTGCAAAGATGCTTTTTTAG
- a CDS encoding DsbA family protein, giving the protein MQNKKVVVISGIILLLLFFSGGYFYKNFNNEKVSKISKEKLALLQRPHSLVIGNKEAKVQLVEFFDPACGACAYFYPKVKQLMKEKEGDIKLVLRYAPFHKNSNYAVKMLEGARQQALFDETLKFMFNTQSQWVQNHIVNPQKLWSLLVNVEGLDMEKLGTFMNDPKADEIIKQDIEDGEKLNIDKTPSYFVNGQPLIDFGWENLVKLVDANL; this is encoded by the coding sequence ATGCAGAATAAAAAAGTTGTTGTTATTTCAGGGATAATATTGTTACTTCTCTTTTTCTCAGGAGGCTATTTTTATAAAAACTTTAATAATGAAAAAGTCTCTAAAATTTCAAAAGAGAAGTTAGCACTTCTTCAAAGACCTCACTCTTTAGTTATAGGAAATAAAGAGGCAAAAGTTCAGTTAGTAGAGTTTTTTGACCCGGCATGTGGAGCTTGTGCCTATTTTTATCCAAAAGTCAAACAATTAATGAAAGAAAAAGAGGGTGATATTAAGCTGGTTCTTAGGTATGCACCTTTTCATAAAAATTCAAATTATGCGGTAAAAATGTTAGAAGGGGCAAGACAACAAGCTCTTTTTGACGAAACTTTAAAGTTTATGTTTAATACTCAGTCTCAATGGGTTCAAAATCATATAGTAAATCCTCAAAAACTATGGAGTCTTTTAGTAAATGTTGAAGGTCTTGATATGGAAAAACTGGGCACTTTTATGAATGATCCTAAAGCTGATGAAATAATAAAACAAGATATAGAAGACGGAGAAAAATTAAATATCGATAAAACTCCCTCTTATTTTGTAAACGGACAACCTCTGATTGATTTTGGATGGGAGAATTTAGTTAAATTAGTAGATGCTAATTTATAG
- the aroB gene encoding 3-dehydroquinate synthase, translated as MIVNITLPNNTTYDITIDSLKQLSFDRKVVIVTNPTVSGFHLNYLKSKIDAKELSIVTVPDGEEYKNMATLELILEHCFEHKLNRSSLLIAFGGGVIGDMTGFAASIYQRGIDFIQIPTTLLSQVDASVGGKTGINNRFGKNLVGSFHQPIAVYIDPFFLTTLPKREVSAGIAEIVKMAVTFNKEFFIWLEENDLNNESNIKKAIAKSVETKAWVVSQDEKEKGLRAALNYGHTFGHVIENETNYDTYLHGEAVGIGMVMANNLAVRLGKMSQEEALRVKNLLEKYDIPTNYSIKDVESFYEHFFLDKKSLDNKIKFIIPKGIGGCEITDAISKNDVIEVLKGFQS; from the coding sequence ATGATTGTTAATATTACCTTACCCAATAATACAACATATGATATAACAATAGATAGCTTAAAACAGCTAAGTTTTGATAGAAAAGTTGTTATTGTCACAAACCCTACTGTTAGCGGTTTTCATCTAAATTATCTAAAAAGTAAAATAGATGCAAAAGAGTTAAGCATAGTAACAGTACCTGACGGTGAAGAGTATAAAAATATGGCAACCCTTGAGTTGATTTTAGAACACTGTTTTGAACATAAATTAAATAGAAGTTCTCTTCTTATAGCCTTTGGTGGCGGAGTAATCGGTGATATGACGGGATTTGCCGCTTCAATTTACCAAAGGGGAATTGATTTTATACAAATTCCTACAACTCTTCTTTCTCAAGTTGACGCAAGCGTGGGAGGAAAAACAGGGATAAATAATAGATTCGGTAAAAATCTTGTGGGTTCTTTTCATCAACCTATTGCAGTCTATATTGATCCTTTTTTCTTAACGACTCTTCCTAAAAGAGAAGTTTCGGCAGGAATTGCGGAAATTGTAAAAATGGCAGTAACTTTTAACAAAGAGTTCTTTATTTGGTTGGAAGAAAATGATCTAAATAATGAATCAAATATCAAAAAAGCTATTGCAAAATCAGTTGAAACAAAAGCCTGGGTCGTATCTCAAGATGAAAAAGAGAAAGGGCTGAGAGCTGCTTTAAATTACGGGCATACTTTTGGGCATGTAATTGAAAATGAAACAAATTATGATACCTACTTACACGGTGAAGCCGTAGGAATAGGTATGGTTATGGCAAATAATCTTGCAGTAAGATTAGGTAAAATGAGTCAAGAAGAGGCATTAAGAGTTAAAAATCTTCTTGAAAAATATGATATTCCTACAAATTATTCGATAAAAGATGTAGAGAGTTTTTATGAACACTTCTTTTTGGATAAAAAGTCATTGGATAATAAGATTAAATTTATTATTCCAAAAGGAATCGGAGGGTGTGAAATCACTGATGCAATTTCAAAAAATGATGTTATAGAAGTCTTAAAAGGTTTTCAATCGTGA